One genomic segment of Gossypium arboreum isolate Shixiya-1 chromosome 3, ASM2569848v2, whole genome shotgun sequence includes these proteins:
- the LOC108464383 gene encoding glyceraldehyde-3-phosphate dehydrogenase, cytosolic, producing the protein MASDKKIKIGINGFGRIGRLVARVALQRNDVELVAVNDPFISTDYMTYMFKYDSVHGQWKHHDLKVKDSKTLLFGEKPVTVFGIRNPEEIPWAEAGAEFVVESTGVFTDKDKAAAHLKGGAKKVVISAPSKDAPMFVMGVNEKDYKPELDIVSNASCTTNCLAPLAKVIHDRFGIVEGLMTTVHAITATQKTVDGPSMKDWRGGRAASFNIIPSSTGAAKAVGKVLPALNGKLTGMSFRVPTVDVSVVDLTVRLEKSASYDEIKAAIREESEGKLKGILGYVEEDVVSTDFVGDSRSSIFDAKAGIALNKNFVKLVSWYDNEWGYSSRVIDLIVHMASTKAC; encoded by the exons ATGG CTTCGGACAAGAAGATTAAGATCGGGATTAACG GATTTGGAAGAATCGGACGTTTGGTTGCCAGAGTTGCTCTTCAGAGGAACGATGTTGAACTCGTCGCCGTTAACGATCCCTTCATTTCCACCGATTACATG ACATACATGTTCAAATACGACAGCGTTCACGGTCAATGGAAGCACCATGATCTTAAGGTCAAAGACTCTAAAACCCTCCTCTTCGGCGAAAAACCCGTCACTGTTTTCGGAATCAG GAACCCTGAGGAGATTCCATGGGCTGAAGCCGGGGCTGAGTTCGTTGTTGAGTCAACTGGAGTGTTCACTGACAAAGACAAGGCTGCTGCTCACTTGAAG GGTGGTGCTAAGAAAGTTGTGATCTCTGCCCCTAGCAAAGATGCACCCATGTTTGTAATGGGTGTAAACGAGAAAGACTACAAGCCAGAGCTTGACATTGTTTCCAATGCTAGCTGCACTACCAATTGTCTTGCTCCCCTTGCTAAGGTTATCCATGACCGATTTGGAATCGTTGAGGGTCTCATGACTACCGTTCATGCCATTACTG CAACACAAAAGACCGTCGATGGACCATCAATGAAGGACTGGAGAGGTGGTAGAGCCGCTTCCTTCAACATCATTCCTAGCAGCACCGGTGCTGCCAAG GCTGTTGGAAAGGTTCTTCCTGCCCTCAATGGCAAACTGACTGGAATGTCATTCCGAGTTCCTACCGTCGATGTATCAGTCGTGGATCTCACCGTTAGGCTTGAGAAATCTGCATCTTATGATGAGATCAAAGCTGCTATCAG GGAAGAGTCTGAGGGCaagcttaagggcattttgggtTACGTTGAGGAAGATGTTGTGTCCACTGACTTCGTTGGTGACAGCAG GTCGAGCATATTTGATGCCAAGGCTGGTATTGCTCTAAACAAGAACTTTGTGAAGCTTGTTTCCTGGTACGACAACGAATGGGGTTACAG TTCTCGTGTGATTGATTTGATCGTTCACATGGCATCCACCAAAGCATGTTGA